A part of Cervus elaphus chromosome 11, mCerEla1.1, whole genome shotgun sequence genomic DNA contains:
- the EXOSC2 gene encoding exosome complex component RRP4 translates to MALEMRLPVARKPLSESLGRESKKHLVVPGDTITTDTGFMRGHGTYMGEEKLIASVAGSVERVNKLICVKALKTRYNGEVGDIVVGRITEVQQKRWKVETNSRLDSVLLLSSMNLPGGELRRRSAEDELAMRGFLQEGDLISAEVQAVFSDGAVSLHTRSLKYGKLGQGVLVQVSPSLVKRQKTHFHDLPCGASVILGNNGFIWVYPTPEHKEDDAGGFIANLEPVSLADREVISRLRNCIVSLATQRMMLYDTSILYCYEASLPHQIKDILKPEIMEEIVMETRQRLLEQEG, encoded by the exons ATGGCGTTGGAGATGAGGCTTCCCGTCGCTCGGAAGCCTCTTAGCGAGAGTCTAGGTCGCGAGAGTAAAAAACACCTGGTGGTCCCAGGGGACACGATCACCACGGACACAGGCTTCATGCG GGGCCATGGAACCTATATGGGGGAAGAAAAGCTCATTGCATCTGTGGCTGGCTCTGTGGAGAGAGTAAACAAGTTGATCTGTGTAAAAGCTTTGAAAACCAG atataATGGTGAAGTGGGAGACATTGTAGTGGGGAGAATCACAGAG GTTCAACAGAAGAGGTGGAAGGTGGAGACCAACTCCAGGCTGGATTCAGTCTTGCTTCTCTCATCCATGAACCTTCCCGGAGGAGAGCTG AGGCGAAGATCTGCAGAAGATGAGCTGGCGATGAGAGGTTTTTTGCAAGAAGGGGACCTTATCAGT GCTGAGGTCCAGGCAGTGTTCTCTGATGGAGCCGTCTCTCTGCACACGAGGAGTCTCAAATACGGAAAA ctaggtCAGGGCGTTTTGGTTCAGGTCTCCCCTTCCCTGGTGAAACGGCAGAAGACCCACTTCCATGACCTGCCGTGCGGTGCCTCAGTGATCCTGGGCAACAACGGCTTCATCTGGGTCTACCCAACCCCCGAGCACAAAGAAGACGATGCAGGGGGCTTCATCGCAAACCTTGAG CCGGTCTCCCTTGCTGATCGAGAGGTGATCTCCCGGCTCCGGAACTGCATCGTCTCGCTGGCAACTCAGAGGATGATGCTGTATGATACCAGCATCCTGTACTGCTATGAAGCATCCCTTCCACATCAG ATCAAAGACATCTTAAAGCCAGAAATAATGGAGGAAATTGTGATGGAAACACGCCAGAGGCTTTTGGAACAGGAGGGGTAA